A genomic window from Chitinophaga pollutisoli includes:
- a CDS encoding beta-ketoacyl-[acyl-carrier-protein] synthase family protein — MMKGSVWIAGGGVISGIGRNLDECMASFEAMRPGMAYMQHLHSAHAGTFPVVEVKAPNEELAALAGMPAHWSRTALLSRIAAQEAWNRSGLGNIADYRAGFVSANTVGGMDKTEEFMEAFLADPSKGKLRQVVHHECGAVTDLVADAMGIRHHVSTISTACSSGANALMYGARMIRAGMLDVVIAGGTDALTRFTLNGFNTLMILDQQNCRPFDDTRTGLNLGEGAGYVVLVSDAVAEKIRPWCRLAGFANANDAYHQTASSPDGTGNFLAMKGALEMCGLQPEDVGYINLHGTGTQNNDSSEGLAITRLFEKGVPPASSTKSFTGHTLGASGGIEAVFSAWALREGIIYPNANFSVQMKELAFSPVTAFSRGNDLRNVMSNSFGFGGNCSSLVFSKD; from the coding sequence ATGATGAAGGGAAGCGTGTGGATAGCGGGAGGCGGCGTCATTTCCGGCATCGGCCGGAACCTGGACGAATGCATGGCTTCGTTTGAAGCGATGCGCCCGGGCATGGCGTACATGCAGCACCTGCATTCCGCGCATGCCGGCACTTTCCCGGTGGTGGAAGTGAAAGCCCCGAACGAAGAACTGGCCGCCCTCGCGGGCATGCCCGCCCACTGGAGCCGTACGGCCCTGCTGAGCCGCATCGCCGCGCAGGAAGCCTGGAACCGCTCAGGACTAGGCAACATCGCAGATTACCGGGCAGGCTTCGTGTCGGCCAATACGGTTGGCGGGATGGATAAGACGGAAGAATTCATGGAGGCGTTCCTCGCCGATCCCTCGAAAGGGAAACTCCGGCAGGTAGTACACCACGAATGCGGCGCGGTAACCGACCTGGTGGCCGACGCTATGGGCATCCGCCACCATGTGTCCACTATCAGCACGGCCTGTTCGTCCGGCGCCAACGCGCTCATGTACGGGGCCCGCATGATCCGCGCGGGCATGCTCGACGTGGTGATCGCCGGTGGCACCGATGCGCTGACGCGCTTTACGCTCAACGGTTTCAACACGCTGATGATCCTCGACCAGCAAAACTGCCGTCCCTTCGACGATACCCGCACCGGCCTCAACCTGGGCGAGGGCGCGGGGTACGTCGTGCTCGTGTCCGACGCCGTGGCGGAGAAAATCCGGCCCTGGTGCCGCCTGGCAGGTTTCGCCAACGCCAACGACGCCTATCACCAGACGGCCTCTTCGCCCGATGGTACCGGCAACTTCCTGGCTATGAAAGGCGCGCTGGAAATGTGCGGGCTGCAGCCGGAAGACGTAGGGTACATTAACCTGCACGGCACCGGCACCCAAAACAACGACAGTTCGGAAGGACTCGCCATCACCCGGCTGTTCGAAAAAGGCGTACCGCCCGCCAGCTCCACCAAGAGCTTCACGGGGCATACGCTGGGCGCCAGCGGTGGTATCGAAGCGGTTTTTTCCGCGTGGGCGCTTCGCGAAGGGATCATTTATCCCAACGCCAACTTCTCCGTGCAAATGAAGGAACTGGCTTTTTCGCCGGTGACGGCTTTTTCACGGGGCAACGACCTGCGGAACGTGATGTCGAATTCCTTCGGGTTCGGTGGCAATTGTTCCAGCCTGGTCTTTTCAAAGGATTAA
- a CDS encoding beta-ketoacyl synthase chain length factor, producing the protein MRAFIQGAGCVSAQDSSVFPGEIRQYEGDRLPVADPDYKQWIDIKQIRRMGRAIKMGVAASHMSLETAGIKNPDAIVMGTAYGCLADTGVFLQKLVSQHEDMLTPTAFIQSTHNTVAGQIALLLGCHAYNNTFVHGAFSFENALQDGLLLLAENPSRQILAGATDEITGYSHTILRRFGLYRHAVAAGEGAAFFVLSAEKKDTSLAQLTAVEMLYRPASEKETADQLAAFLARSGVQPGGLNLVLTGRNGDEDNDKYYETLESSLFQDTPIAAFKQFCGEYPTASAFAVWMAAGCLNRGAVPQEAMVKGAAPAQPERILIWNHHQGKYHSFILLEKC; encoded by the coding sequence ATGAGAGCATTCATACAAGGAGCAGGATGCGTGTCTGCACAAGACAGCAGCGTATTTCCCGGGGAGATCCGGCAATACGAAGGCGACCGCCTGCCCGTGGCCGACCCGGATTACAAACAGTGGATCGACATCAAACAGATCCGCCGGATGGGCCGTGCCATCAAAATGGGCGTAGCCGCGTCGCACATGAGCCTCGAAACCGCGGGAATCAAGAATCCCGACGCCATCGTCATGGGCACGGCGTACGGATGCCTCGCCGATACCGGCGTGTTCCTGCAGAAACTCGTGAGCCAGCATGAAGACATGCTCACGCCCACGGCGTTTATCCAAAGCACGCACAATACCGTGGCCGGGCAGATCGCCCTGCTGCTGGGCTGCCATGCATATAACAATACTTTCGTGCACGGTGCTTTTTCGTTTGAGAACGCCCTGCAGGACGGCCTGTTGTTGCTGGCGGAAAACCCTTCGCGCCAAATACTCGCCGGCGCCACCGACGAGATCACCGGATATTCCCACACCATCCTTCGCCGTTTCGGGCTGTACAGGCATGCGGTAGCGGCCGGGGAAGGCGCGGCATTTTTCGTGTTGTCGGCTGAGAAAAAAGATACATCCCTCGCGCAGCTGACCGCCGTGGAAATGTTGTACCGGCCCGCTTCGGAAAAGGAAACGGCGGATCAACTGGCCGCATTCCTCGCCAGGAGCGGGGTGCAGCCGGGCGGACTGAACCTTGTGCTCACGGGCCGCAACGGCGATGAAGACAACGACAAATATTATGAAACGTTGGAATCATCGCTTTTCCAGGATACGCCCATCGCGGCATTCAAGCAATTCTGCGGGGAATATCCCACCGCATCGGCGTTTGCTGTGTGGATGGCGGCGGGATGCCTGAATAGGGGGGCCGTTCCGCAGGAAGCGATGGTGAAAGGCGCAGCGCCGGCCCAACCAGAGCGCATCCTTATTTGGAATCACCATCAGGGGAAATATCACTCATTTATCTTACTGGAGAAATGCTGA
- a CDS encoding polysaccharide deacetylase family protein yields the protein MLRIWVIAAAAVSVGVLIAWHGSWTATPLWKLLIPVGIAAGFAAWGSVNVRSNYFVRTRSKGKSSDKSVSLSFDDGPAVEFTPQILDILAQFDVKAAFFCIGHRVEQEPALMKRIAAEGHIVGNHSFSHSPMFDLQSSSAMRDDLVKANAVIQSAIGHQPKLFRPPYGVTNPMLARAIRKCRFIAVGWSIRSFDTVIKDEDKLFERVTKKIEAGDVFLFHDTAAATVKILPALIKQLKRDGFAIKRLDELLNIPAYA from the coding sequence ATGCTGAGGATCTGGGTCATAGCAGCCGCGGCCGTATCCGTGGGCGTGTTGATCGCCTGGCATGGAAGCTGGACGGCAACTCCACTCTGGAAGTTGCTGATTCCCGTTGGCATCGCCGCGGGTTTTGCGGCCTGGGGCTCGGTAAACGTACGGTCCAATTACTTCGTGCGCACCCGCAGCAAAGGCAAATCTTCCGACAAATCCGTGTCGTTGTCGTTCGATGACGGTCCGGCCGTGGAATTCACCCCGCAGATACTCGACATCCTCGCGCAATTCGACGTGAAAGCCGCGTTCTTCTGCATCGGTCACCGCGTGGAGCAGGAGCCGGCGCTCATGAAAAGGATTGCGGCGGAAGGGCATATTGTGGGTAACCACAGCTTTTCACACAGTCCGATGTTCGACCTGCAATCGTCTTCCGCCATGCGCGACGACCTGGTGAAGGCCAACGCGGTCATCCAATCCGCCATTGGCCATCAACCCAAATTATTCCGCCCGCCTTACGGCGTCACCAATCCCATGCTTGCCCGCGCGATCCGCAAATGCCGGTTCATCGCCGTGGGATGGAGCATCCGCTCGTTCGACACCGTCATCAAAGACGAAGACAAACTGTTCGAGCGTGTAACAAAGAAAATCGAAGCGGGAGACGTCTTCCTCTTTCACGATACGGCCGCGGCCACGGTCAAAATACTGCCCGCGCTCATCAAACAACTCAAAAGGGATGGTTTCGCCATCAAAAGATTGGATGAACTATTAAACATACCGGCTTATGCGTAG
- a CDS encoding outer membrane lipoprotein carrier protein LolA, translated as MRRWIMLMAVCCMALQVAAQSGFKPVANLDQFKREFAAAAQKTQSIKSDFVQEKYLSMLSDKITSKGKFWFKKENRVRMEYASPTFYLMIINGKNVRIKDARSDKNISTGGNKLFEQISRITADCVQGNVLNNKDFSAKVQENAQQYLLQLAPVAKGMKDFFSSIELLVDKKDLGVTKIVMHEASGDRTEMIFTKKELNAAIPDEMFALK; from the coding sequence ATGCGTAGATGGATCATGCTGATGGCAGTTTGCTGTATGGCGTTGCAGGTTGCCGCCCAGAGCGGGTTTAAGCCCGTCGCCAACCTCGATCAGTTCAAAAGGGAATTTGCCGCAGCGGCGCAAAAAACGCAATCGATCAAAAGCGACTTTGTGCAGGAGAAATACCTCAGCATGCTGTCGGATAAAATCACCTCCAAAGGCAAATTCTGGTTCAAGAAAGAAAACCGGGTGCGGATGGAGTATGCATCGCCCACGTTCTACCTCATGATTATCAACGGCAAGAACGTGCGCATCAAAGATGCCCGGAGTGATAAAAATATTTCCACCGGCGGCAATAAACTGTTCGAACAGATCAGCCGCATCACGGCCGATTGCGTGCAGGGAAATGTGCTGAACAACAAAGATTTCTCCGCCAAAGTGCAGGAAAACGCACAGCAATACCTTTTACAGCTGGCGCCGGTGGCGAAGGGAATGAAGGATTTCTTCTCGTCTATTGAGCTGTTGGTGGATAAAAAGGATTTGGGCGTGACGAAGATCGTGATGCACGAAGCTTCGGGCGACCGCACCGAAATGATTTTCACGAAAAAGGAACTCAACGCTGCCATTCCAGATGAGATGTTTGCTCTTAAATAG
- a CDS encoding 3-hydroxyacyl-ACP dehydratase produces the protein MLAGKFYTIVSRQQPAENSIHYTIDWNGAHPIFEGHFPGQPVVPGVCMMQTIQELVSAAVGKKLLVEKASNMKFLNMIDPRVSPQVTVEIGFTEEEGGYKTNAVIKHEATTFLKFQGRFK, from the coding sequence ATGTTAGCAGGAAAATTCTATACCATCGTTTCCCGACAGCAACCGGCTGAAAATTCGATCCACTACACGATCGACTGGAACGGCGCGCACCCGATTTTCGAAGGGCACTTTCCCGGTCAGCCCGTAGTGCCCGGCGTTTGCATGATGCAGACGATCCAGGAGCTGGTGTCGGCCGCCGTGGGTAAAAAGCTGTTGGTGGAAAAAGCTTCCAACATGAAGTTCCTCAATATGATCGACCCCCGCGTGAGCCCGCAGGTGACCGTGGAGATCGGTTTTACGGAAGAGGAAGGAGGTTATAAAACGAATGCCGTCATCAAACATGAAGCCACCACGTTCCTGAAGTTCCAGGGTCGTTTCAAGTAA
- a CDS encoding DUF2062 domain-containing protein, which produces MEQQGTYDAQFGARKVCVLIPTYNNAGTLGAVLEQVMGYTRHVIVVNDGSTDDTKAVLERFPQVNVLSYQPNRGKGIALRRGFTFAVEQGYDFAITMDADGQHYASDLIAFLDKADRNDPAILIGARNLHQENMPGKNTFANKFSNFWFYVETGLKGPDTQSGYRLYPLFAMKRMRFMCTKYEFEIEVLVRSSWKGIRIGWEPVGVYYPPAEERVSHFRPFRDFSRISVLNTVLVTIAFLYIHPRNLLRFIFSKDGLRYLWREQLLAAGESNARKAVSVGFGVFMGIFPVWGFQMLIAVIVAAFLRLNKALVLIASNISIPPMIPLIVYGSFLMGRMFVTEDATWIIFSKNLTLDDVKQNLFQYITGSITLAVAAGLVAGLVTYLALSVFRRKRTAAQT; this is translated from the coding sequence ATGGAGCAACAGGGCACATACGATGCGCAGTTTGGCGCGCGCAAGGTTTGCGTGCTGATCCCGACCTATAACAACGCCGGCACCCTCGGGGCCGTGTTGGAACAGGTAATGGGCTATACGCGGCATGTGATCGTGGTAAATGACGGGTCCACCGACGATACGAAGGCCGTGTTGGAGCGGTTTCCGCAGGTGAATGTATTGTCGTACCAGCCCAACCGCGGCAAAGGCATCGCCCTGCGCAGGGGTTTTACATTTGCGGTGGAGCAGGGCTACGATTTCGCGATCACGATGGATGCCGACGGGCAGCACTATGCCAGTGACCTGATTGCGTTCCTGGACAAAGCCGACCGCAATGATCCCGCTATTCTGATCGGCGCACGCAACCTGCATCAGGAGAACATGCCCGGCAAAAATACTTTCGCCAACAAGTTCTCCAACTTCTGGTTTTATGTGGAAACGGGGCTGAAAGGGCCGGATACGCAATCCGGTTACCGGCTGTACCCGCTGTTTGCCATGAAGAGGATGCGGTTCATGTGCACCAAATACGAATTCGAGATCGAAGTGCTGGTACGCAGCAGCTGGAAAGGCATCCGTATCGGCTGGGAGCCGGTGGGTGTATATTATCCGCCGGCGGAGGAAAGGGTGTCGCACTTCCGGCCATTCCGGGATTTTTCGCGGATCAGCGTGCTGAATACTGTGCTGGTAACGATCGCGTTTCTGTATATCCATCCGCGCAACCTGTTGCGGTTTATATTTTCGAAAGACGGATTGCGGTATCTCTGGCGCGAGCAGCTGCTGGCGGCGGGGGAGAGCAACGCGAGGAAGGCAGTGTCAGTGGGGTTCGGCGTTTTTATGGGGATTTTCCCGGTGTGGGGGTTCCAGATGCTGATCGCCGTAATCGTGGCGGCTTTTCTACGGCTGAACAAAGCGTTGGTGCTCATCGCGTCCAACATCAGTATACCGCCCATGATCCCGCTGATCGTGTACGGCAGTTTTTTGATGGGCAGGATGTTTGTGACGGAAGATGCGACCTGGATCATTTTCAGTAAAAACCTCACGCTCGACGACGTGAAGCAAAACCTTTTCCAATATATCACGGGCAGTATCACGCTGGCCGTGGCGGCGGGGCTCGTGGCGGGCCTCGTGACGTACCTGGCGCTATCGGTATTCCGGCGCAAGCGGACCGCGGCGCAAACCTAA
- a CDS encoding 1-acyl-sn-glycerol-3-phosphate acyltransferase yields the protein MAALAVYGFPFLSAAFFASKVKLEEDITRVLPQDPKIDRLNQFFQNSKFADKLAVIVSQRDTAAPATPDSLTAVAEQLVAGLQAETFHQYVSQVTGRMEDTLLFSLLDRVQSNLPLFLEEKDYITLDSLTSPDRIAAAVEANYNTLISPAGMVLKKSIAADPFGVTWIGMKKLQQLQADDTWTLYDGYLMSKDEKNILLLITPKNGPNKTDINKKFLSQLDNLIDSTLIPTPAISITYFGATAVAVGNAVQLRKDTLFTQGITVLLLIVLIALFFRRKRAPLLVMMPVVFGGLFSLAMVYLIQGSISVIALGAGCVVLGVAVNYSLHVFNHFRHLPDIRRVLADLAMPMTVGSFTTVGGFFCLQFVKSPMLQDVGLFAAFSLIGASLFSLIILPHFIVMGKAPAKNGPVQHNIIDRLSGWRPERNKKLVYGILGLTVVFFFTAQNVAFESDMMRMNYMPEKLREAEEKLNRLNDYTAQTVYMLSEGASLDEALQHRADADTALDRLLATGALKKTGGPGKLLLSEAEQQKRIERWKKYWSPERTAAVMATLRQEGAKFGFRPDAFDKFQALVMQDYIVIRPEHSPLMTLPSISDFVTLKDGNASLSGILKVDPARKNEVYAALDALPGTVVVDKQYTANRLAVVIRDEFNTIAWMTSALVFFALLLSYGRIELALITFIPMAISWVWILGIMGLFGIPFNIVNIILSTFIFGLGDDYSIFTMDGLLQEYKTGSKHLPSFKSSIFFSAITTILGLGVLIFAEHPSLKSIALIAVIGILCVVITSQVLIPFLFNFLITNRVNKNKRPPWTLWSWSKSMFSFIYFAFGAMVLTVIGTILIRLNPFNKEKGKKIYHWLLSKCTWSVLHVMGNTKKVTINEHKEDFKKPAVIISNHQSFLDILMSTSMHPNVVLLTNQWVYNSPVFGQVVKMADYYPVAEGAEEGIDHLRDRAAHGYSIVVYPEGTRSQDSHIKRFHKGAFYLAQELNLDIIPAIIHGTAYCMSKGDFLLKDGTMTMKILPRIKASDTAWGEGYAARTKSISKYFKAEYGKLAEAIETPAYYREQLIYQYIYKGPVLEWYMRIKTKMERNYEDFHRMLPLKGDIMDIGCGYGFMSYMLHFLSPERNMLGVDYDEDKIAVAQHCYIRNDSVQFRSADITQYDIPEKDAFVLLDVLHYLQPEQQASLVRRCMDKLRPGGVIIIRDGDADLKKKHRGTKLTELFSTKLLGFNKTSAHPLSFFSSATLRQTVESHGGTVERIDQTKFTSNIVFIIRNA from the coding sequence ATGGCTGCTCTGGCTGTTTACGGCTTTCCTTTTTTATCCGCCGCCTTCTTCGCTTCCAAAGTGAAACTCGAAGAAGACATCACGCGCGTATTGCCGCAGGATCCCAAAATCGACCGCCTCAACCAGTTCTTTCAAAACTCCAAGTTCGCGGATAAACTGGCCGTCATCGTGTCCCAGCGCGATACCGCCGCCCCCGCCACCCCCGACAGCCTCACCGCGGTAGCGGAACAGCTGGTCGCCGGCCTGCAGGCCGAAACTTTCCACCAATACGTTTCCCAGGTTACAGGAAGGATGGAAGACACGCTGCTGTTCAGCCTCCTCGACCGCGTGCAGTCCAACCTCCCGCTGTTCCTCGAAGAAAAGGACTACATCACACTGGATTCCCTCACTTCCCCCGACCGCATTGCCGCCGCGGTGGAAGCAAATTATAACACGCTCATTTCCCCCGCCGGGATGGTGTTGAAAAAATCCATCGCGGCAGACCCGTTCGGCGTCACCTGGATCGGGATGAAGAAGCTGCAACAGCTCCAGGCCGATGACACCTGGACGCTCTACGACGGCTACCTCATGAGCAAGGACGAGAAAAACATCCTCCTCCTCATCACACCGAAAAACGGTCCGAACAAAACCGATATCAACAAAAAGTTCCTTTCGCAGCTCGACAACCTGATTGATTCCACCCTCATTCCCACGCCCGCCATATCGATCACGTACTTTGGGGCCACGGCAGTAGCGGTGGGGAATGCGGTGCAGTTGCGGAAGGATACGCTCTTTACGCAAGGCATTACCGTGTTGTTGCTCATCGTGCTCATCGCCCTGTTTTTCCGCCGCAAGCGCGCGCCGCTGCTGGTGATGATGCCCGTGGTGTTCGGCGGATTGTTCTCCCTGGCCATGGTGTACCTGATCCAGGGCAGCATTTCCGTGATCGCGCTGGGCGCGGGTTGCGTGGTGCTGGGCGTGGCGGTGAATTACTCGCTGCACGTTTTCAACCATTTCCGCCATTTGCCGGATATCCGGCGGGTGCTGGCCGACCTGGCCATGCCCATGACGGTGGGCAGCTTCACCACCGTGGGCGGATTTTTCTGCCTGCAGTTCGTGAAATCCCCCATGCTGCAAGACGTCGGGTTATTCGCGGCGTTCAGCCTCATCGGGGCTTCACTCTTCTCGCTCATCATTCTCCCGCATTTCATCGTGATGGGCAAGGCCCCCGCGAAGAATGGCCCGGTTCAACACAACATCATCGACCGCCTTTCAGGCTGGCGGCCGGAACGCAATAAGAAACTGGTGTACGGCATCCTGGGTCTCACCGTCGTGTTTTTCTTCACCGCGCAAAATGTCGCATTCGAAAGCGACATGATGCGGATGAACTACATGCCCGAAAAGCTCCGCGAAGCCGAAGAAAAACTCAACCGCCTCAACGATTACACCGCGCAAACGGTGTACATGCTGTCCGAAGGCGCCAGCCTCGACGAAGCCCTCCAGCACCGCGCCGACGCCGATACCGCGCTGGACCGCCTCCTCGCCACTGGCGCTCTGAAGAAAACGGGCGGTCCCGGCAAACTGCTGTTATCGGAAGCCGAGCAGCAAAAGCGCATCGAAAGGTGGAAAAAATACTGGTCGCCGGAGCGCACCGCCGCCGTGATGGCGACCTTGCGGCAGGAGGGCGCGAAGTTCGGATTCAGGCCGGATGCGTTCGATAAGTTCCAGGCGCTGGTGATGCAGGATTATATCGTAATCCGGCCGGAGCATTCGCCGCTCATGACGTTGCCCTCAATCAGCGATTTTGTAACATTAAAAGATGGAAACGCTTCGCTGTCGGGTATTTTGAAGGTTGATCCCGCCCGCAAAAACGAAGTGTACGCCGCGCTGGACGCCTTGCCGGGAACGGTGGTGGTCGACAAGCAATACACCGCCAACCGCCTCGCCGTCGTGATCCGCGACGAGTTCAATACCATCGCCTGGATGACGTCGGCGCTCGTGTTCTTCGCACTGCTGCTGTCGTACGGGCGCATCGAGCTGGCGCTTATCACCTTCATCCCGATGGCCATCAGCTGGGTGTGGATTCTGGGGATCATGGGATTATTCGGCATCCCGTTCAATATCGTCAACATTATCCTTTCTACTTTCATTTTCGGTTTGGGGGATGATTACAGCATCTTCACGATGGACGGGTTGCTGCAGGAATACAAAACCGGCAGCAAGCATCTTCCTTCCTTCAAATCGTCCATATTCTTCTCAGCAATTACCACCATTCTCGGATTGGGCGTGCTGATTTTCGCGGAGCACCCGTCCCTGAAATCCATCGCGCTGATCGCCGTGATCGGTATACTTTGCGTGGTGATCACTTCACAAGTGCTTATTCCATTCCTGTTCAATTTCCTCATTACCAACCGCGTCAACAAAAACAAGCGTCCGCCATGGACGCTTTGGAGCTGGTCGAAATCGATGTTCTCGTTCATTTATTTCGCCTTCGGTGCGATGGTGCTCACCGTGATCGGTACCATCCTCATCCGTCTGAACCCCTTCAATAAAGAGAAAGGCAAGAAGATTTATCACTGGTTATTGTCCAAATGCACCTGGAGCGTGCTGCATGTGATGGGGAACACGAAGAAGGTAACCATCAACGAGCACAAAGAGGATTTTAAAAAGCCGGCGGTTATCATCAGCAATCACCAGTCTTTCCTCGATATTCTCATGTCCACCTCCATGCATCCCAACGTGGTGCTGCTGACGAACCAGTGGGTGTACAATTCACCGGTTTTCGGTCAGGTCGTGAAAATGGCGGACTATTATCCCGTGGCGGAGGGCGCTGAAGAAGGCATCGATCACCTGCGCGACCGTGCGGCCCATGGTTATTCGATCGTCGTGTACCCGGAAGGGACGCGCTCGCAGGATAGTCATATCAAACGTTTCCACAAAGGCGCATTTTACCTGGCGCAGGAGCTGAACCTCGACATCATTCCGGCGATTATCCATGGCACGGCGTATTGCATGTCGAAGGGCGATTTCCTATTGAAAGACGGCACGATGACGATGAAGATCCTCCCCCGCATCAAAGCCTCCGACACCGCCTGGGGCGAAGGCTACGCGGCCCGGACGAAATCCATCAGCAAGTACTTCAAAGCCGAATACGGCAAACTGGCCGAAGCCATCGAAACACCCGCCTATTATCGCGAACAACTGATCTATCAGTATATTTACAAAGGCCCGGTACTGGAATGGTACATGCGGATCAAGACGAAAATGGAGCGGAATTACGAAGATTTCCACCGTATGCTGCCCCTCAAAGGCGACATTATGGACATCGGTTGCGGGTACGGATTCATGAGCTATATGCTGCATTTCCTCTCGCCCGAAAGGAATATGCTCGGCGTGGATTATGACGAAGATAAGATCGCGGTGGCGCAACATTGCTACATCCGCAACGACTCCGTGCAATTCCGTTCCGCGGATATCACGCAGTACGATATCCCGGAAAAAGACGCTTTCGTTTTGCTCGACGTGCTCCATTACCTGCAACCCGAACAGCAAGCCAGCCTGGTGCGCCGGTGCATGGACAAGCTCCGGCCCGGCGGCGTCATCATCATCCGCGATGGCGACGCAGACCTGAAGAAGAAGCACCGCGGCACAAAGCTGACGGAGCTTTTCAGCACGAAGCTGCTCGGGTTTAATAAAACGTCGGCCCATCCATTGTCCTTCTTTTCGTCCGCCACCTTGCGGCAGACCGTGGAAAGCCATGGCGGCACGGTGGAGCGGATCGATCAGACGAAATTTACATCCAATATTGTTTTCATCATCAGAAATGCATAG